One genomic region from Cydia pomonella isolate Wapato2018A chromosome 4, ilCydPomo1, whole genome shotgun sequence encodes:
- the LOC133516999 gene encoding laminin subunit beta-1, translated as MALRLIVACALVATGGAVYNRERDRQRNDPRLLDRACELSSCYPATGNLLIGREASLYASSTCGTYNPERYCIVSHLEDPKKCFWCDSSNNTIGRPDLNHRIENIIYRYYPGTRSKSWWQSENGKENVTIQLNMEAEFHLTHVIITFKTFLPKAMLVERSSDFGKTWSVYRYFAYNCADAFPGIPERTQRSLTEVVCESRYSTVEPSTEGALIFRVIPPNINITNPYSEEVQNLLRMTNLRINFTKLHTLGDDLLDNRLEIQEKYYYSIYEMTVRGSCSCYGHASRCLPLPGVNARGNMVHGRCECTHNTNGLNCEYCDDFFNDLPWQPAVGKQSNPCKRCTCNNHATKCHFDAAVFNKTGKISGGVCDNCQHNTMGINCERCLPKFYQDPDLDKQDPEVCKPCDCDPHGVTDEEILCDDETDVANNKTAGRCLCKANMDGARCDRCKDGFWNFDLANPDGCEECTCDRLGTINERGCDPNTGMCFCKRHVTGRNCDQCLPEFYGLSDSNDGCTPCDCDPGGALDKECDVITGQCKCRPNVIGRRCDQPLQNFFVGALDSIVIEAESSQCDSQIDDNAIQSQLCHVVIRENYPDGRKKPWTGPGFMKIPEGSTLVFVVNNLKTSMNYNILVRYEPPSTNVNWEEATIFVKRLQPIDPDSPCANVRPEEDTIHTILPGKERSVLIKPAVCLEKGKTTEIRIYLGRQNGYTSNSRATVLIDSIALVPSFDDIPFLKNGSHQREEFDRNNCGDPYYYSLHRENILEICKKHHISIGYIIRNGSEPCQCDPTGSKSHQCDPYTGDCQCVENIVGARCDRCAPGTYGFSKFGCKRCDCNSIGSLDNFCDALSGQCKCRANTYGRACDLCQPGYFNFPNCQQCDCNGHAVECDDKTGACYECKDYTEGHRCERCIEGYYGDPRLGIDIACRPCPCPGVKGDPFKSSHADSCGLDPETKDVICDCKEGYSGPLCDVCNDNYYGDPVKGTCEICECNNNVDLTKPGNCDPVSGKCLKCLHNTAGDHCEMCQEGYYGNALEQACYKCNCSVLGTNFTKGNCDGVTGQCHCHKNVMGLNCDECTENHWRIAVGTGCDPCDCDPIGSVSPQCNPFIGKCQCKPGHGGRQCNECQENHWGNPNIECHECECDLSGAVSQQCMRDNGSCVCRPGIGGYKCDLCARGYLGQAPNCYPCGECFDNWDEIISNLQIQTEYAIGNASKIKVVGATGAYTRDFEEMTKKLSEVEGLLDSSKLGQAIVKELLSNVTYLQNQLAEAEKKVQDTRNNLNDITSKINLGNVTLDELRLSIDKLKSKTLDLSNNATKLQEANLEGALNLTREAKERANKAADEAENVQILIASTDRQIKNTDRLLEMKYASFNSTQAENDKKLSDLKEQLRLLDSQFPKLNEKMCGQETDSCDICGGAGCGKCGGISCDQGAVTKAEQALDFANKTAHRIKEHELTAEDLFRSITQVKQDTVTVRARAKDLFAKADEFKSSAERVTNESQDLTAELREFLSNTSNTPADVRTLADDIMKLSISVEPQEITDLSQRINSTVSQLTNIENIITETKPDLERAKALNQNATTVHKSANLTLEMANKVLSALDEAQAAQDAAEDAIDKANSDIQAAKADLIPIATETELAQKKANETKKEVEELHNRLSDLQKNVLKIESDADQVKQEANDVVNGAEGAELKARNLRHEFKETSESLTASANQTSKSRERAQELLDRANKLASQTQNQLQLLANMEELYNANNQELNTLEKEIADLNINMNYYLAEITRKSDAYRSCTT; from the coding sequence ATGGCTCTGCGCTTGATCGTCGCGTGTGCGCTCGTCGCCACCGGCGGCGCCGTCTATAACCGCGAACGCGACCGTCAGCGTAACGATCCGCGCCTCCTGGATCGCGCATGCGAACTCAGTTCTTGCTACCCCGCCACCGGAAACCTCCTCATCGGCCGCGAAGCCAGCCTCTATGCCTCATCCACGTGCGGCACTTACAACCCTGAACGGTACTGCATTGTTTCACATTTGGAGGACCCAAAAAAGTGCTTCTGGTGCGACTCCAGCAACAATACTATCGGGCGGCCGGACCTTAACCATAGGATAGAGAATATCATCTACAGATATTATCCTGGAACTCGTAGTAAGTCATGGTGGCAATCCGAAAACGGTAAAGAAAATGTTACGATCCAGTTGAACATGGAAGCGGAATTTCATCTAACGCATGTAATAATAACGTTTAAAACGTTTCTCCCTAAGGCTATGTTAGTGGAGAGGTCATCCGACTTTGGAAAAACATGGAGCGTGTATCGTTATTTTGCATACAACTGTGCCGATGCTTTCCCCGGAATTCCAGAGAGGACGCAGCGCTCTTTGACGGAAGTTGTGTGTGAATCTCGTTATTCTACTGTGGAACCGTCAACGGAAGGCGCCCTTATCTTTAGAGTGATACCGCCGAATATTAACATCACCAATCCATATTCTGAGGAGGTCCAAAACTTGTTACGGATGACTAATCTTCGCATCAACTTTACCAAACTACACACCCTCGGAGATGACTTATTGGATAATAGGCTTGAAATTCAGGAAAAGTATTACTATTCGATTTACGAAATGACCGTGCGTGGTTCTTGTTCTTGTTATGGTCATGCGTCTAGATGTTTGCCTTTACCGGGCGTCAACGCAAGGGGCAACATGGTGCATGGTCGCTGCGAGTGTACACATAACACGAATGGACTCAATTGTGAATATTGTGATGATTTTTTCAATGACTTACCGTGGCAACCGGCCGTAGGAAAACAATCTAACCCGTGTAAAAGATGCACTTGTAATAATCACGctacaaaatgtcattttgatgccgcagtttttaataaaaccgGGAAAATAAGTGGCGGTGTTTGTGATAATTGCCAGCATAACACTATGGGTATAAATTGTGAACGTTGCTTGCCGAAGTTTTACCAAGATCCCGATTTAGACAAACAAGACCCTGAAGTATGCAAGCCCTGCGACTGTGATCCCCATGGTGTCACAGATGAGGAGATTTTGTGCGATGACGAAACAGATGTCGCCAACAACAAGACCGCCGGCCGTTGTCTATGTAAAGCAAATATGGATGGCGCGAGATGCGACAGGTGCAAAGATGGTTTTTGGAATTTCGATCTTGCTAACCCTGATGGCTGCGAAGAGTGCACATGTGATAGATTAGGAACGATCAACGAACGAGGATGCGACCCTAACACTGGCATGTGCTTCTGCAAACGACATGTCACCGGAAGGAATTGCGATCAGTGTCTTCCAGAGTTTTACGGCTTATCGGACTCCAACGACGGCTGTACGCCTTGTGATTGTGATCCCGGTGGTGCTCTGGATAAAGAATGTGATGTGATAACAGGACAGTGCAAATGTCGCCCGAACGTGATTGGCCGTCGGTGCGACCAACCTTTGCAAAACTTTTTCGTTGGAGCTCTTGACTCAATAGTCATTGAAGCAGAGTCGAGTCAGTGCGATTCACAAATAGACGATAACGCTATACAAAGTCAACTGTGCCATGTCGTTATTAGGGAGAATTATCCAGACGGGAGGAAGAAACCGTGGACTGGGCCTGGTTTCATGAAAATTCCGGAAGGAAGTAcattagtgtttgttgttaatAACTTGAAAACTAGCATGAACTACAACATTCTGGTAAGATATGAACCTCCGTCTACTAACGTCAATTGGGAAGAAGCTACTATCTTCGTCAAAAGGTTGCAGCCAATAGACCCAGATTCTCCTTGTGCTAATGTTCGTCCTGAAGAAGATACTATTCATACAATTTTACCAGGAAAAGAGCGTAGTGTTTTAATAAAACCCGCAGTTTGCTTAGAAAAAGGTAAAACCACAGAAATTCGTATATATTTAGGACGTCAGAATGGCTATACCTCGAATTCTAGGGCAACTGTACTAATAGATTCCATAGCTCTAGTTCCATCATTTGACGATATACCTTTTCTTAAAAATGGAAGCCATCAACGTGAAGAGTTTGATCGCAATAATTGCGGTGACCCATACTATTATAGTTTACATCGCGAAAACATTTTAGAAATTTGTAAAAAGCATCATATTAGTATAGGTTACATAATAAGAAATGGATCTGAACCATGCCAATGTGACCCAACAGGGTCCAAAAGTCATCAATGTGATCCATATACAGGCGATTGCCAATGTGTTGAAAATATTGTAGGCGCTCGATGTGACCGCTGTGCTCCAGGCACGTATGGTTTTAGCAAATTTGGCTGTAAACGTTGCGATTGTAACAGTATTGGATCTCTTGATAACTTTTGCGACGCTTTAAGTGGACAATGCAAATGTAGGGCTAACACATATGGCCGTGCATGTGATTTGTGCCAACCTGGTTATTTCAATTTCCCCAACTGCCAACAATGTGACTGTAATGGACACGCAGTTGAGTGTGACGACAAAACTGGTGCGTGTTATGAATGTAAGGACTATACCGAAGGCCACCGATGTGAAAGATGCATAGAGGGTTATTATGGAGATCCGCGTCTTGGAATTGATATAGCTTGTCGCCCTTGTCCATGTCCTGGAGTTAAAGGTGATCCTTTTAAGAGTAGTCATGCCGATAGCTGTGGACTAGATCCGGAAACCAAAGACGTCATCTGTGACTGCAAAGAGGGCTATTCTGGACCACTATGCGACGTATGCAATGACAATTACTATGGAGACCCTGTCAAAGGCACGTGTGAAATTTGCGAATGTAATAATAATGTGGACTTAACAAAACCAGGTAATTGTGACCCTGTTTCtggaaaatgtttaaaatgcTTACATAACACAGCTGGAGACCATTGCGAAATGTGCCAAGAAGGTTACTATGGTAATGCCTTAGAACAAGCATGCTATAAGTGTAACTGTTCGGTACTCGGTACGAACTTCACCAAAGGCAACTGTGACGGTGTAACTGGACAGTGTCATTGTCATAAAAATGTTATGGGCCTAAATTGCGATGAATGTACAGAAAATCATTGGAGAATTGCTGTAGGTACAGGATGTGACCCTTGCGATTGCGATCCTATCGGTTCAGTTTCGCCTCAGTGTAATCCATTCATAGGAAAATGTCAGTGCAAACCAGGACACGGGGGTAGGCAATGTAACGAATGTCAAGAAAATCATTGGGGTAATCCAAACATTGAATGTCACGAATGTGAATGTGATTTAAGCGGAGCTGTGTCACAACAGTGCATGCGAGATAATGGATCATGTGTCTGTAGGCCCGGTATAGGTGGATACAAATGCGACTTGTGTGCTAGAGGCTATCTTGGACAAGCACCTAACTGTTATCCATGTGGAGAATGTTTCGATAACTGGGATGAAATTATAAGCAACTTACAGATACAAACTGAATACGCTATCGGAAATGCtagtaaaataaaagttgtaGGGGCAACTGGTGCATATACAAGAGATTTTGAGGAAATGACGAAGAAACTATCTGAAGTAGAGGGCCTTCTCGACAGCTCTAAGCTTGGACAGGCAATAGTTAAAGAGCTTTTATCTAATGTAACGTACTTACAAAACCAACTGGCCGAAGCAGAAAAGAAAGTTCAAGACACTAGGAACAATCTCAACGATATTACATCTAAAATAAATCTAGGTAATGTAACACTTGATGAGCTAAGATTGAGTATTGATAAGTTAAAATCAAAAACTTTAGACTTGAGCAATAATGCTACAAAGTTACAAGAAGCTAATCTGGAAGGTGCCCTTAATTTAACTCGTGAAGCTAAAGAAAGAGCAAACAAAGCCGCTGATGAGGCTGAAAACGTACAAATATTGATTGCCAGCACTGACagacaaataaaaaacacagaCCGTCTGCTAGAAATGAAATATGCTAGCTTTAATAGCACACAAGCAGAAAATGACAAAAAACTGTCCGACTTGAAAGAACAACTTAGGTTATTGGATTCGCAGTTTCCGAAACTAAACGAAAAAATGTGTGGGCAAGAGACTGACAGTTGTGATATTTGCGGAGGAGCAGGTTGTGGCAAATGTGGGGGCATATCGTGCGATCAAGGCGCCGTCACGAAAGCAGAACAGGCTTTAGATTTCGCGAACAAAACTGCTCATCGGATCAAAGAGCATGAACTTACGGCTGAAGACTTATTTAGGTCAATAACGCAAGTAAAGCAAGACACTGTAACAGTACGAGCTCGCGCCAAAGATTTATTTGCTAAGGCtgatgaatttaaatcttcTGCAGAACGTGTTACTAATGAAAGCCAAGATTTGACAGCGGAATTGAGAGAATTTTTATCGAATACTTCCAATACACCTGCTGATGTGAGAACCTTAGCCGATGATATAATGAAGCTTTCCATTAGTGTAGAACCACAGGAAATAACGGACCTTTCACAGCGGATTAATTCTACGGTGTCACAGCTcacaaatattgaaaatataattactgAAACGAAACCAGATTTAGAGAGAGCTAAAGCCCTTAATCAAAATGCAACAACAGTGCATAAATCCGCAAATTTAACACTAGAAATGGCAAACAAAGTGTTAAGTGCTTTAGATGAAGCACAAGCTGCTCAAGATGCAGCGGAAGACGCAATCGACAAAGCTAACAGCGATATACAAGCTGCAAAGGCAGATTTAATTCCTATTGCTACAGAAACTGAATTAGCTCAGAAAAAAGCAAATGAAACCAAAAAAGAGGTAGAAGAACTACATAATAGACTTTCTGACTTACAGAAAAATGTTCTTAAAATTGAAAGCGATGCCGATCAAGTAAAACAGGAAGCTAATGACGTCGTTAACGGAGCTGAGGGGGCAGAACTGAAAGCTCGTAATCTCAGACACGAATTTAAAGAAACCAGTGAATCTCTTACAGCAAGCGCAAATCAAACGTCTAAATCGCGAGAGCGAGCGCAAGAGTTATTAGATCGCGCAAATAAGCTAGCTAGTCAAACACAAAACCAACTCCAACTTCTTGCCAACATGGAAGAATTGTATAATGCTAATAACCAAGAGCTTAATACTTTAGAGAAAGAAATAGCTGACCTAAATATAAACATGAACTATTACCTCGCAGAAATTACAAGGAAGTCTGACGCATACAGGTCGTGTACCACATAA